The Candidatus Omnitrophota bacterium sequence AATATTAAAATAAATCAATACGGATAAAAGAAATGAGCCCAAAATTATTATTGCTATTTTTCTCTTAATATGTTTCATGCCTTTATAAAAAAGTTTTTGATTTTTCTAATTCTTGATGCTGCGGAAAGCAACGGATTATAAAATAAACTTGAAAGCTTTAAGCGAAGAATGAATAAATCCTTATCGCTCTCAACAACCGGCATTCGCCTTAAAGCAATTAAGTCCGTATCTGATGAATTCTCATTAACATAGGTTCCAAAGGCAAGCTTATATCCTGCTTCAACGACTATTCTTTTTACCAAAGGGTTGAAATCACCCGACGGATAGCAAAAGGCATCTACCGGAGCACTTAACTTGTCCTCTAAGAGTTTCTTAGATTCAATAATTTGCTTTTTTAAATCTTCCTCTAAAGCAAAACTCTTCAGGCTCCGATGCGTAAGCGAATGGCTTCCGATACTTATTAATCCGGAATCCTGCATTTCTTTAATTTGACTCCAGCTTAAACGATCGCCTTGCGCCCTCTCTATCTCACTTACGATTACAAATACAGTTGCCGGTATTTTATATTTCTTTAGTACCGGAAACGCATAAGTATAATTATCCTTAAAACCATCATCAAAAGTAATGGATACTGTCTTTACCGGGAATCTTATTCTTTTTTTTATCAAATCAGATAATTCCGATAGAGAGATTAAATTGTATTTATTCTCAATTAAAAACCGCATCTGGCGTTCAAATGTCTCTTCTCTAACCGCAAGCCTGTTCTTAGGGTTTGCGTTAGGGCTAACCGAATGATACATGAGAATTGCCGCCGTATGCTGTTTTTGCTTAAATCTCATTTGGCTAAACATTCCAGATAAGCTTTCTCGGTTTCAGAAATCATCTTTTCCTGAGAAAAGTTTTGGCTTATAAAAGACTGTGCTTTTAAGCCAAGCTTCTCTCTCTTGCCCTTGTCCTTGAGTAAATCAATTATCGCTTCGGCAAGAGCCGAGGTATCCTTAGGTTCAAACAAAACCCCATTAGCACCATTTTGAAGAAGGGTTTTAATCCCCCCGACATTTGAACCGATAACCGGCAAGCCCTTAGCCATCGCCTCCATTAAAGCAAGTCCCAATCCTTCATTTATTGAAGGCATAACAAATATATCCATAATTGACAAAACCACATTTGTATCGGAAACTTCGTCAATAAAATAAACGTTTTGTTTTAAACCTAATTTTTCAACCTGAGCAAGAAGCTCATTCTTTGTTTTGCCTTCACCCGCGACTAACAACTGGGTTTCAGGAAATCTTTCAACAACCAGCTTCATCGCTTCAATAAGATAACTATGCCCCTTTACATCAGAAAGCCTGGCGATAATCCCGACCACAGGCGCATTCTTTAACCCTAAACCCTTCTTAATCTCAAACGAAGAATTAACAAGCTTAGATTGAAATCTTTTTATATCTATCCCGTTATGGATAATTTTTATTTTTTTAGGATTAACTTTTAAATCATGTACAAGATGATCCTTAACTTGTTCGCTTATTGCAATTACTCTTTTTCCCCAACAGCCGAATAATTTCCTTGAAAACCTGGGTTTAAAAAAACCATGGCAAGTTGAAACATGAGTTACTCTGGTTCTTCTCTCTAATAAACATCCTAAGACCTGTGTTGTCCGGCTATTTGAATGGACGATATCTATCTGTCTGTCTCTTATTATCTTTGTCAATTTCAAAGAACTAAGAATAATCTTTGGGCTTAATTCCGATTTAGTCTTCATCGGAATATGAATGTATTCTACGCCGCAATCACGAAATTGGTTAATCAGCTTTCCACCAGAAGAGGCTACTAAAACCTGATGCCCCTTCTTTACAAAACCGCTTGCCAGAGTAAAACAATAACTGGTAACTCCACCGACATTTAGATGATTGGTCAGAAAAAGAATATTCATTATTTTAATAACTTATCTACCGCTTCTAATACTTCTTCCGGAGTTATCAACTCCATACATTTCTTACTCTTGCATTTTGCTTTATAACAAGGGCTACAGGATAATGCTTTATTAATAACAACAAATCTTTTTGCCGGGGGAAGATGCCTGCGGTAATCAGTAGGGCCAAAGAGCGCAACAAAAGGAGTATCAACTGCTGCTGCAATATGTAAAGGAGAAGAATCAGCGGAAATAAACAAATTGCATCTTTTTATCAGGCAGGCTAGCTGATTAACTGATGTTTTCCCGCAAGTATTAATAAATTTAATATTCTTCGCTCGCCCCGCCAATTCAACTGCTAAAGGAATATCTTTCTGGGTCCCTGTAAAAATAACACGCAAGTCGCGCTCTCCTAAAAGAAGCAACAGTTTTGCGATCTGATTTACCGGCCAACTCTTCGTCACCCACCGGGGGCTGGCACTTAAATTAATCCCGATAATCTTTTGATTGGCTGTAAGCCATTGCCCATTTAACAATTCATTAACGTAATTACTGTCTTCCTCAGAAGGCCACAGCTCCAAATGCGCATCTTCCAATTCAACGCCTAAAAGATTCAAAATCCTAAATTGATGAGCTACCGGCTCTTGAGGAGGAAGATTGTCTTTTATTCTTTGGTTTAACAAAAATCCCAGTTTTTTATTATCATAACCATAGCGATTAAGCGCTAAAGATAAAAACGAAAGAATATGGCTCTTACGGTTGTTTTGCAAATCAATCACCATATCAAAATCCTTCTTTCTTAAAACCCCTCCCAATTTCCAAAGCCCTGAAAAGCCTTTTTCTTTATTCTTAAAGTTAGCAACTATTAATTCATCTATATATGGGCAGCGCAAAAGCACGTCTTTTGATTCTTCGCCAACAAGAAAACTTATTTTATAATTAACCCCAAATTTATTTCTTATGGCTTTTAATGCGGCAGTTGACAGGATTATGTCTCCCAGTGAGCTAAATTTAATAATTAAAATTTTAAAATTACTTAACGCGTCTTTATAAACATCCAAAGTATTCCTGACCATTAATTCTACATTATACTTTTCCTGTACTTTTTCATATGCTTTAAGCGCAAGGCAATTTGCCAATTCAGGGTCTTTAATAATCTTGATAACAGCCTCCGCCATGCTTACGGGATCTCCGGGAGGAACAAGTAAACCATTCTTATTATTCTCAATTATATCAACTACGCCTCCTACTTCCGTTGCCACAACAGGTACCCCGCTTGCCTGCGCTTCAACAATAACTCTTCCAAAAGCTTCGTGAGTTGTAGTAGCAAGGACTACTAAATCTAAATGCGAAAGTATTTCAGGAATGTCCCTTTGGACACCTAAAAACTCAGTGCAATGCCATAGGCCCAGCCTTTTTACTAAAACCTGGATCTCTTCTTTATATGATTCTTTTGAAGAAGACGCTTCGCCTACTATCCAGATTTTAATATTAGGCACTACTCTTGCCACCTTAGCCATTGCCTTAATAAAATGCAAGTGCCCTTTTAAAGGAGTAATCCTGCCTATAATCCCGATATTGAATTCCTTGCCTCTTTTTGTCCGTGGATCAATATACTTAAACCTCTCCAAATCAACACTACGGGGTATCAATTTTATACGGTCATGAGGGACAAGAAAATCATCAATCATATGCCGGGCAATCACATTACTTAAAACGATTACTCTCTTACCCCAGCCCATTACCTGGCTAAAATAATGTTTCTTATAATAACCATGGCAAGTTGTGATAAAAACAGTTTTTGTCCGACGGCAGGCGAAATATGCAATCCACGCAGGAACCCGGGAACGCGCGTGCACAATATCAATTTTTTCCTTTATGATTACATTAACCACAAAAGGAATCATCTTAAAAATAGAGATTATTGACTTCTTGTTCACGGGCAATTGATAATGCTTAGCACCCAACGATTCTAATTCTTTAACTAATTGCCCGCCGGAAGAAATTACAACCGCTTTATGATTTAACCTGATTAGATATTTGGCCAAATCAAGAGTACCGGTTTCAACACCCCCAACATTTAACTCCGGCAAAATCTGCAAAATATTCATTTTTTTCTTAAAGAATCCTTTTTATGCCTTCAGCTACCAATGCGTTATCATTCAGAATTTTTGTTTCGGGATTTCTCTCAATAATAGCCTTGATCGTCTCTGCTATTTCTCCTCTGTCAATCAAATATATATATCCGTTCTTCGCCAGATTATCAAGAAAACTGCTGTGTTTCCTGCTTAATCCTTCCGACTTAAAAACCAAAACATGTTTGTTGCTGTTTATCGCTTCGGAAATCATTGAAATACTTTCAGGAGAAATCACAATTATCTTACTTAAGCCTAATATGCCACCTACTGCTTCAGGGAGGTTCTTTTCATTTGCAATAACAAGCAACTTGCAATTTTTATGGCTTTTCAAATCGGCTTTAAGCATTTCTTCCACTTCAAGGCTAGTCCTGCGGGAAGTAGTCGCTAAAATATCAAAATTCATTTTCTCACAAACAAGCTTTAACTGATTTACAACTTCAAGAACCTTTTCTCTGCTTAAGCTAAACTCTTTCGCCTTGCCACCAAGCAAAAGCCCGATATAATCCTTGGATTTGTCAATCACCCCTAAAGAAGTTGCTACCAAGGCATCGGATTGCTTTCTTAGATAATCTTCGTCAATCAAATTAAGCGCTCCATCGGTAATAATGACATTCTTCCTCTTTAAAGGATTATCGTGCTTAGGCATAATCACTAAATCAAATCTATTTGTACTTAATAAAGACGGTTTCATAACCGCAATTGACTTGGCGCTATTTTCTCTTGAAATGATATAATTAACCGCGGCCAGAGAAGACCCGCTTGAAACAACAAAATCGGGCTTTGAACTGATTAAAGCATCATAGGTTTCTTTTGTAAGGACTTTTCTAAAACACCACAGGCACCCCTGGCAATTGTATTTTCCTGAAAAACAGCTTCCCAGTGTAAAAAGTTTTTGCTTAAAGTTATTTTTAAATTTCACTTCTACGATAGCAGTATTTAACTTAATACCTTTTTGCTCCAGGGCTTTTGAGATTATCCCGGCTACAACTTGAGACTGCTTCAGATGCCCGGCCTTGCCGTCACTTAAAATAAGGGCCTTTCTTTCAGATGAATATTTCCAAACTTTATATGTCCAGAGATATTCATGGGGATACTTGGCAATCAATCTCTCAAAAATCGAATTTAACCGTTCCAAATTCACTTTAAGGTCATTTTCTTTATTGTTTGTCCTCTTAAGCTCAAAAGGCTCTTCAACGATTACTTTATGATAGGGCCCAGCAATACGCGCGTAAAAAGAAGGCAGGATTGCAATATCATATTTTAAAGCAAGCCTCAAAGCTCCCGTAGACATTGAAGCAGGCTTACCGAAAAACTCGGTTAGTTCTCCTGTTTTCCCGCCTTGATCACAAGTCATGCCAACACCTTCATTGTTTTTCAAAACCTCAATAAGCTGCCGTGTTTGGTTTTGAGTTTGAATCAGCTTACAGCCATTACGCAGGCGGTAACTATTAAGTAATCTATCAAGGCGGGGGAATCTTTGCTCCCGGACAAGGATATTAAGAGGAAACCCTAAATTAGCACATACTATATTTGAAAGCTCCCAGCTGCCGGCATGCATAGCGACAAAAATAACCCCTTTGCCGCGGCTAAAGGCTTTTGTTATATTATCCCTTCCTTCCATGCCCACATATTTATTAATATAATTCTTATCTATAGAAGGAAGTAAAAATAATTCAATGATATTCTGCCCGAAACTAAAATAAAATCTTCTTGTGATCGCCTTGATCTCTTTAGGGCTTAACTTTTCTCCAAAAGCCGTTTTAACATTAGTATATACTTTAGCCCTATGTTTCCCGTCAAAAATATATAATAACTCCCCTAATGCCTTTCCCAAGGAAAGGCTCCAGCTCAAAGGCAAGGCTCTAACCAACGGATTTAATAGCCTAAGCAGAATATAACTTGAATAATCTACTATAGAATCTTTCTTCATTCTTTATGATTTTTATCCCAATTAGCAAAACAAATATCCGCAATCTTTCATCTGAAAGATTAAAACTCAATAACCTTACAGCGTCTTTTTGAGTAGTAATAATATTAAAGATTCCTTTATTCTTAGACTCACTAATTATTTTTTTTAAGTCTGCCTCAGAATAAGCATGATGGTCATTGAATCTAAAAGTTTGCCCAATATCAATGCCTAGCCTGTCAACCATCCTCTCAAAAGAACCGGGATCTCCG is a genomic window containing:
- a CDS encoding polysaccharide deacetylase family protein, translated to MRFKQKQHTAAILMYHSVSPNANPKNRLAVREETFERQMRFLIENKYNLISLSELSDLIKKRIRFPVKTVSITFDDGFKDNYTYAFPVLKKYKIPATVFVIVSEIERAQGDRLSWSQIKEMQDSGLISIGSHSLTHRSLKSFALEEDLKKQIIESKKLLEDKLSAPVDAFCYPSGDFNPLVKRIVVEAGYKLAFGTYVNENSSDTDLIALRRMPVVESDKDLFILRLKLSSLFYNPLLSAASRIRKIKNFFIKA
- a CDS encoding glycosyltransferase family 4 protein; this translates as MNILFLTNHLNVGGVTSYCFTLASGFVKKGHQVLVASSGGKLINQFRDCGVEYIHIPMKTKSELSPKIILSSLKLTKIIRDRQIDIVHSNSRTTQVLGCLLERRTRVTHVSTCHGFFKPRFSRKLFGCWGKRVIAISEQVKDHLVHDLKVNPKKIKIIHNGIDIKRFQSKLVNSSFEIKKGLGLKNAPVVGIIARLSDVKGHSYLIEAMKLVVERFPETQLLVAGEGKTKNELLAQVEKLGLKQNVYFIDEVSDTNVVLSIMDIFVMPSINEGLGLALMEAMAKGLPVIGSNVGGIKTLLQNGANGVLFEPKDTSALAEAIIDLLKDKGKREKLGLKAQSFISQNFSQEKMISETEKAYLECLAK
- the waaF gene encoding lipopolysaccharide heptosyltransferase II, producing MNILQILPELNVGGVETGTLDLAKYLIRLNHKAVVISSGGQLVKELESLGAKHYQLPVNKKSIISIFKMIPFVVNVIIKEKIDIVHARSRVPAWIAYFACRRTKTVFITTCHGYYKKHYFSQVMGWGKRVIVLSNVIARHMIDDFLVPHDRIKLIPRSVDLERFKYIDPRTKRGKEFNIGIIGRITPLKGHLHFIKAMAKVARVVPNIKIWIVGEASSSKESYKEEIQVLVKRLGLWHCTEFLGVQRDIPEILSHLDLVVLATTTHEAFGRVIVEAQASGVPVVATEVGGVVDIIENNKNGLLVPPGDPVSMAEAVIKIIKDPELANCLALKAYEKVQEKYNVELMVRNTLDVYKDALSNFKILIIKFSSLGDIILSTAALKAIRNKFGVNYKISFLVGEESKDVLLRCPYIDELIVANFKNKEKGFSGLWKLGGVLRKKDFDMVIDLQNNRKSHILSFLSLALNRYGYDNKKLGFLLNQRIKDNLPPQEPVAHQFRILNLLGVELEDAHLELWPSEEDSNYVNELLNGQWLTANQKIIGINLSASPRWVTKSWPVNQIAKLLLLLGERDLRVIFTGTQKDIPLAVELAGRAKNIKFINTCGKTSVNQLACLIKRCNLFISADSSPLHIAAAVDTPFVALFGPTDYRRHLPPAKRFVVINKALSCSPCYKAKCKSKKCMELITPEEVLEAVDKLLK
- a CDS encoding ELM1/GtrOC1 family putative glycosyltransferase, coding for MKKDSIVDYSSYILLRLLNPLVRALPLSWSLSLGKALGELLYIFDGKHRAKVYTNVKTAFGEKLSPKEIKAITRRFYFSFGQNIIELFLLPSIDKNYINKYVGMEGRDNITKAFSRGKGVIFVAMHAGSWELSNIVCANLGFPLNILVREQRFPRLDRLLNSYRLRNGCKLIQTQNQTRQLIEVLKNNEGVGMTCDQGGKTGELTEFFGKPASMSTGALRLALKYDIAILPSFYARIAGPYHKVIVEEPFELKRTNNKENDLKVNLERLNSIFERLIAKYPHEYLWTYKVWKYSSERKALILSDGKAGHLKQSQVVAGIISKALEQKGIKLNTAIVEVKFKNNFKQKLFTLGSCFSGKYNCQGCLWCFRKVLTKETYDALISSKPDFVVSSGSSLAAVNYIISRENSAKSIAVMKPSLLSTNRFDLVIMPKHDNPLKRKNVIITDGALNLIDEDYLRKQSDALVATSLGVIDKSKDYIGLLLGGKAKEFSLSREKVLEVVNQLKLVCEKMNFDILATTSRRTSLEVEEMLKADLKSHKNCKLLVIANEKNLPEAVGGILGLSKIIVISPESISMISEAINSNKHVLVFKSEGLSRKHSSFLDNLAKNGYIYLIDRGEIAETIKAIIERNPETKILNDNALVAEGIKRIL